A window of the Alnus glutinosa chromosome 4, dhAlnGlut1.1, whole genome shotgun sequence genome harbors these coding sequences:
- the LOC133865586 gene encoding F-box protein SKIP23-like, producing the protein MAISSEWAWLPKELLDLILDKVASPFDKVRFGAVCKSWGIAVKERRRLKTQVAQTPMLLIPSKDNIKKTRSLYRITDRKISGVKLPMPHNRRCCGSSFGWLSYVTEASFITLFNPFRNAKIHLPQLQKLRGYRRYGNKYEYTVKKVTLSSDPASTPEDCLAMALFGEFTDLAFVKLGDESWTYVEEDRMSVYADVLYFKGGQFLVIDHRSGLVSIDVNTNQKKILAPADLDYTDRTYLVETSGGNLLLVRRLIDSFPFGLSCQGMTSCFEVYKLVLDDESGKVVERVKVKNIGDDVLFLGDNQSISVSAFHFPGCHPNSIYYTDDYIDTKPYYPNGPIDMGIFNLEDGTIRPHYKPDPAHKHKSPPIWILPSML; encoded by the coding sequence ATGGCTATTTCATCGGAGTGGGCATGGCTTCCAAAGGAGCTCCTTGATTTGATTCTGGACAAGGTGGCATCACCCTTTGACAAGGTCCGGTTTGGTGCCGTCTGCAAGTCATGGGGCATAGCGGTGAAAGAGCGACGACGCCTAAAGACCCAAGTCGCTCAAACTCCGATGTTGCTGATTCCCAGCAAAGACAACATCAAGAAAACGCGGAGTTTATACAGGATCACTGACCGAAAAATCTCTGGTGTTAAACTCCCCATGCCTCACAATAGAAGATGTTGCGGTTCTTCCTTCGGTTGGTTGAGCTATGTAACCGAGGCTTCTTTCATCACCCTCTTTAACCCCTTCAGAAACGCGAAAATTCATCTTCCACAGCTTCAAAAACTTAGAGGCTATAGAAGGTACGGTAACAAGTACGAGTATACAGTCAAAAAAGTTACGTTGTCCTCAGACCCCGCTTCCACTCCTGAGGACTGCCTTGCTATGGCATTATTTGGTGAATTTACCGACCTGGCTTTCGTGAAATTAGGTGATGAATCTTGGACTTATGTGGAAGAGGATAGAATGTCAGTGTACGctgatgttttgtattttaaaggCGGCCAATTTCTCGTAATTGATCATCGAAGTGGGCTTGTATCTATTGATGTTAATACCAATCAAAAGAAGATACTTGCGCCGGCAGACTTAGATTATACTGATCGGACATATCTGGTGGAAACATCTGGTGGAAATTTGTTGTTGGTACGGAGGTTGATcgattcttttccttttgggcTTTCGTGTCAAGGAATGACTAGTTGTTTTGAGGTGTACAAGCTTGTGCTAGATGATGAAAGTGGAAAGGTGGTGGAGCGGGTGAAGGTGAAGAACATAGGAGATGATGTCTTATTCTTGGGAGACAACCAGTCCATATCTGTTTCAGCTTTTCACTTTCCAGGCTGCCACCCCAACTCCATATATTACACCGATGACTACATCGATACTAAACCATACTACCCCAATGGCCCGATTGACATGGGTATTTTCAATTTGGAAGACGGAACCATTCGACCTCACTACAAACCAGATCCTGCCCACAAGCATAAGTCTCCCCCAATTTGGATACTACCGTCTATGTTGTAG
- the LOC133865589 gene encoding F-box protein SKIP23-like: MAISSEWAWLPKELLDSILDKVASPFDKVRFGAVCKSWGILVKERRRLKTQVAQTPMLLIPSKDNIKKTRSLYRITDRKISGVKLPMPHNRRCCGSSFGWLSYVTKASCITLFNPFRNAKIHLPQLQKLRGYRWYGNKYEYTVKKVVLSSDPASATEDCLAMAIFGEFTDLAFVKLGDESWTYVEEDRTSVYADVFYFKGGQFLALDHRSGLVSIDVNTNQKKILAPANLEYTERTYLVKTSSENLLLVRRLIDSWPFGLSSQGMTSCFEVYKLVLDDESEKVVERVKVKNIGDDVLFLGDNQSISVSTSHFSGCHPNSIYYTDDYIDTMPYYPNGPIDMGIFNLEDGTIRPHYKPNPAHKHMSPPIWILPSML; encoded by the coding sequence ATGGCTATTTCATCGGAGTGGGCATGGCTTCCAAAGGAGCTCCTTGATTCGATTCTGGACAAGGTGGCATCACCCTTTGACAAGGTCCGGTTTGGTGCCGTCTGCAAGTCATGGGGCATACTAGTGAAAGAGCGACGACGCCTGAAAACCCAAGTCGCTCAAACTCCGATGTTGCTGATTCCCAGCAAAGACAATATCAAGAAAACGCGGAGTTTATACAGGATCACTGACCGAAAAATCTCTGGTGTTAAACTCCCCATGCCTCACAATAGAAGATGTTGCGGTTCTTCCTTCGGTTGGTTGAGCTATGTAACCAAGGCTTCTTGCATCACCCTCTTTAACCCCTTCAGAAACGCGAAAATCCATCTTCCACAGCTTCAAAAACTTAGAGGCTATAGATGGTACGGTAACAAGTACGAGTATACAGTCAAAAAAGTTGTGTTGTCCTCAGACCCCGCTTCCGCCACTGAGGACTGCCTTGCTATGGCAATATTTGGTGAATTTACCGACCTGGCTTTTGTGAAATTAGGTGATGAATCTTGGACTTATGTGGAAGAGGATAGAACGTCAGTGTACGctgatgttttttattttaaaggcGGCCAATTTCTCGCCCTTGATCATCGAAGTGGGCTTGTATCCATTGATGTGAATACCAATCAAAAGAAGATACTTGCGCCGGCAAATTTAGAGTATACTGAACGGACATATCTGGTGAAAACATCTAGTGAAAATTTGTTGTTGGTACGGAGGTTGATCGATTCTTGGCCTTTTGGGCTTTCGAGTCAAGGAATGACTAGTTGTTTTGAGGTGTACAAGCTTGTGCTAGATGATGAAAGTGAAAAGGTGGTGGAGCGGGTGAAGGTGAAGAACATAGGAGATGATGTCTTATTCTTGGGAGACAATCAGTCTATATCTGTTTCAACTTCTCACTTTTCAGGCTGCCATCCCAACTCCATATATTACACCGATGACTACATCGATACTATGCCATACTACCCCAATGGCCCGATTGACATGGGTATTTTCAATTTGGAAGACGGAACCATTCGACCACACTACAAACCAAATCCTGCCCACAAGCATATGTCTCCCCCAATTTGGATACTACCGTCTATGTTGTAG